The Triticum aestivum cultivar Chinese Spring chromosome 3A, IWGSC CS RefSeq v2.1, whole genome shotgun sequence genome includes a region encoding these proteins:
- the LOC123058688 gene encoding protein LIM3-like has translation MAKHFSLLLVLAFVLVVMAEDCTVDLKGLIRECKPYVVFPASPKITPSSACCSAVQKVNAPCMCSKVTKEIEKVVCMDKVVYVADYCKNPLKPGSDCGSYHVPSQGR, from the exons ATGGCAAAACACTTTAGTTTGCTCTTGGTTCTTGCCTTTGTTCTTGTTGTGATGGCTGAAGATTGTACCGTCGACCTAAAAGGGCTAATCCGAGAGTGCAAACCATATGTGGTGTTTCCCGCGAGCCCAAAGATAACTCCGTCGAGTGCATGTTGTAGTGCGGTTCAGAAGGTCAATGCACCGTGCATGTGCTCCAAGGTCACCAAGGAGATCGAGAAGGTGGTATGCATGGATAAGGTTGTGTATGTCGCTGATTACTGCAAGAATCCACTCAAACCTGGCTCCGATTGTGGCA GTTACCATGTCCCATCTCAAGGACGATAG
- the LOC123058687 gene encoding uncharacterized protein — MARLFAVCLVLLAFTMAVAADMAPMMAPMAADMAPMMAPMAAPAADAADCNSDLQDLVANCQNYVMFPAEPKIPPSPACCAVIQRADMPCLCAKVTPAIEKVVCMDKVVFVAKYCKRPLQPGSNCGSYPVPGAFV; from the exons ATGGCAAGGCTCTTTGCTGTGTGCTTGGTTCTGCTCGCCTTCACCATGGCCGTGGCGGCAGATATGGCGCCGATGATGGCCCCGATGGCGGCAGATATGGCGCCGATGATGGCCCCgatggcggcgccggcggccgACGCGGCCGACTGCAACAGCGACCTGCAGGACCTGGTTGCCAACTGCCAGAACTACGTCATGTTCCCGGCCGAGCCGAAGATACCGCCGTCGCCGGCCTGCTGCGCCGTGATCCAGAGGGCGGACATGCCGTGCCTGTGCGCCAAGGTCACCCCGGCGATCGAGAAGGTCGTCTGCATGGACAAGGTCGTGTTCGTCGCCAAATACTGCAAGAGGCCCTTGCAGCCTGGCTCCAACTGCGGAA GCTACCCCGTTCCTGGTGCGTTCGTGTAG